TATCTTTTTTCTAAGTCTCCTAATATGTACTGCAACTGTTTTTTCAGTTTTAAAGGCAGGTTCATTCCAAACTCTTTCGTAAATTTCCACAGAGGAGAATACCCTTCCGCGATTTTCAGCCAAAAGTAGCAATATAGAAAACTCAATAGGGGTTAGCTTTACCTCATCACCATCCACTGTAACCACATGGCTAGATTTATTTATAACGAGATTATCTATAATTTTTTCATCTTCAGATGGAGTTATTGAAAAGTTTCCAAGGTCCACATATCTCCTAAGTTGAGATTTAACTCTAGCAACTAACTCTAAAGGATTGAAAGGTTTAGTTACATAATCATCGGCTCCTATACCTAACCCTAAGATTTTATCCGAATCTTCGCTTTTAGCAGATAACATTATAATAGGTATATTTTTCATCTCACGTATTTTCATGCAAGTTCTTATGCCATTTAGTTTTGGCATCATTATGTCAAGTATTATCACATGTATTTCTGTATTTTCTAAAATATCTAAAGCCTCTATACCATCACATACCTTTATTATATTGATGTTCTCTTCACTTCTTAAATATACCTCGATAGCATCTCTAATTTCTTTTTCATCATCAACTATGAGTACGTTATAAGTTTTCATTCTAATCCCCCTGTTTAGTTAGAACCTATTACTTTTTATA
The nucleotide sequence above comes from Hathewaya histolytica. Encoded proteins:
- a CDS encoding response regulator transcription factor, translated to MKTYNVLIVDDEKEIRDAIEVYLRSEENINIIKVCDGIEALDILENTEIHVIILDIMMPKLNGIRTCMKIREMKNIPIIMLSAKSEDSDKILGLGIGADDYVTKPFNPLELVARVKSQLRRYVDLGNFSITPSEDEKIIDNLVINKSSHVVTVDGDEVKLTPIEFSILLLLAENRGRVFSSVEIYERVWNEPAFKTEKTVAVHIRRLRKKIEINPKEPRYIKVVWGVGYKIEK